The Bradyrhizobium ottawaense genome window below encodes:
- a CDS encoding methyl-accepting chemotaxis protein translates to MSGRIASPSKRTIFPTLRFRAKIILGFAVVLAISAGSMAFSYFGFERVSAGVGSYRSSVSEADLARNIDRELLGYRSAVKYFVVTGKEDDAKAALEAEASLKNAIDQAVKSAKTPARGESLDKLAKEFANFSATFAKVLQAKRDSTLLVQNQLQRQANLLKYKLDDIGNNASDSEAQSIEFGTKQVNAQFQTASAAATNFVLTSDQAIATSALARLKFVENSLGAVYSMDDKIVAGLKEAKTILGAYREALEKLIANAKLVDGLVTEMSGSAGAILQGATAMKADLVAEQQRLDSESEATIGKTEQLVLMLAIGGTLLGAVLAILLGTGISRPMIAMCKAMRELASGNFDVVLPGLGRKDEIGEMAGAVEEFKVQAVAKAERDAAASEAQNREASAARRSELIRFADDFESAVGAIVSNVSASAVQLESAASTLTRTAETTQSLSSQVAGVSEQASSNMQSVATATEELSASVEEIGRQVRDSSRIAEAAVVQAKETDGRIGKLSHAAQQIGEVVKLITAIAEQTNLLALNATIEAARAGEAGRGFAVVASEVKSLASQTAKATDEISSHITGMQGATAESVAAIKEIGATIGQISSISTSIASAVEQQGAATQEIARSVQTVAQGTQTAATDIGEVNRGAAETGSASEEVLHSAKTLSSESTRLRAELDRFMGNIRAA, encoded by the coding sequence ATGTCCGGGCGTATCGCGTCGCCATCAAAGCGCACAATATTTCCCACCCTGAGGTTCCGCGCCAAGATCATCCTGGGTTTCGCGGTCGTGCTGGCGATCTCCGCCGGCAGCATGGCCTTCTCCTATTTCGGCTTCGAGCGGGTTTCGGCCGGGGTCGGGTCCTACCGCAGCAGCGTGTCGGAGGCCGACCTCGCCCGCAACATCGACCGCGAGCTGCTCGGCTACCGTTCGGCCGTCAAATATTTCGTCGTCACCGGCAAGGAAGATGACGCCAAGGCGGCGCTCGAGGCCGAGGCCAGCCTGAAGAACGCCATCGACCAGGCCGTGAAGAGCGCCAAGACCCCGGCGCGGGGGGAGAGTCTCGACAAGCTCGCCAAGGAGTTCGCGAATTTCTCCGCAACCTTCGCCAAGGTTCTGCAGGCCAAGCGTGACAGCACGTTGCTGGTGCAGAACCAGCTGCAGCGCCAAGCCAATCTCCTGAAGTACAAGCTGGACGATATCGGTAACAACGCTTCCGATTCCGAGGCCCAGTCGATCGAGTTCGGTACCAAGCAGGTCAACGCCCAGTTCCAAACCGCGAGTGCTGCAGCCACCAATTTCGTGCTCACGTCCGATCAGGCGATCGCGACCAGCGCGCTGGCGCGGCTGAAATTCGTGGAGAACTCGCTCGGCGCGGTCTATTCGATGGACGACAAGATCGTCGCCGGACTGAAGGAGGCCAAGACCATCCTCGGCGCCTATCGCGAAGCGCTGGAGAAGCTGATCGCCAACGCCAAGTTGGTCGACGGGCTCGTCACCGAGATGAGCGGTTCGGCCGGTGCGATCCTGCAAGGCGCCACCGCCATGAAGGCGGACCTCGTCGCCGAGCAGCAGCGGCTGGATTCGGAATCGGAAGCGACGATCGGGAAGACCGAGCAACTGGTTCTGATGCTCGCCATCGGCGGTACGCTGCTTGGTGCGGTCCTCGCCATCCTGCTCGGCACCGGCATCTCGCGTCCGATGATCGCGATGTGCAAGGCGATGCGTGAGCTGGCCTCGGGCAATTTCGACGTGGTGCTGCCGGGTCTCGGCCGCAAGGACGAGATCGGCGAGATGGCCGGTGCGGTCGAGGAGTTCAAGGTTCAAGCCGTGGCAAAAGCCGAGCGCGATGCCGCCGCCAGCGAAGCCCAGAACAGGGAGGCGAGCGCTGCCCGCCGCTCCGAGCTGATCCGCTTCGCCGACGATTTCGAGAGCGCGGTCGGCGCCATCGTCTCCAACGTCTCGGCCTCGGCCGTGCAGCTGGAATCGGCGGCCTCCACGCTGACCCGCACCGCCGAGACCACCCAGAGCCTGTCGAGCCAGGTCGCCGGCGTCTCCGAGCAGGCGTCCTCCAACATGCAGTCGGTTGCCACCGCGACGGAAGAGCTCTCGGCCTCGGTCGAGGAGATCGGCCGCCAGGTCCGCGATTCCAGCCGGATTGCGGAAGCTGCCGTCGTGCAGGCCAAGGAGACCGACGGGCGCATCGGCAAGCTGTCGCATGCCGCCCAGCAGATCGGCGAGGTGGTCAAGCTGATCACCGCGATTGCCGAGCAGACCAACCTTCTGGCGCTCAACGCCACCATCGAGGCGGCACGCGCCGGCGAGGCCGGCCGCGGCTTCGCCGTGGTCGCCAGCGAGGTGAAGTCGCTGGCGAGCCAGACCGCGAAGGCCACCGACGAGATCTCCTCGCACATCACGGGCATGCAGGGCGCCACGGCCGAGTCGGTAGCCGCGATCAAGGAGATCGGTGCGACCATCGGACAGATCTCGTCGATCTCGACCTCGATCGCCAGTGCGGTCGAGCAGCAGGGCGCGGCGACGCAGGAGATCGCCCGCAGCGTCCAGACCGTCGCGCAGGGCACCCAGACCGCAGCCACCGACATCGGCGAGGTCAACCGCGGCGCCGCCGAGACCGGCTCGGCCTCGGAGGAAGTGCTGCACTCGGCCAAGACACTGTCATCCGAAAGCACCCGCCTGCGCGCCGAGCTCGATCGCTTCATGGGGAATATCAGGGCGGCGTAA
- the otsB gene encoding trehalose-phosphatase: protein MKSEFAEMALDQKRTMPDDEAPDAVPVPHALVPHLDEIAILLDIDGTLLDLMPTPREVWVPPGLSDTLNRLTERTSGALALVSGRSLNDIDLIFAPDVFRAVAGHGAEMRLSIDNEADDVHAPPLDKELKRRLAAIAKLSPGILLEDKGYSLALHYRLAPHAEKAIYESVSVIRADLPNAPIEVLPGKFVCEIKHSGFTKATGVRELMKREPFKGRRPIFIGDDVTDETVFAIMPDMDGLAFSVGRRAMGVNGHFDAPNDVRAFLARLLDPR from the coding sequence ATGAAATCGGAATTTGCAGAAATGGCGTTGGACCAGAAGCGCACCATGCCGGACGACGAAGCACCCGATGCGGTGCCGGTGCCGCATGCGCTGGTGCCGCATCTCGACGAGATCGCGATTCTGCTCGACATCGACGGCACGCTGCTCGACCTGATGCCGACGCCACGCGAGGTGTGGGTGCCGCCGGGCCTGTCGGACACGCTGAATCGGCTGACCGAGCGCACCTCCGGCGCGCTGGCGCTGGTCAGCGGCCGCTCGCTCAACGACATCGACCTGATCTTCGCGCCCGATGTGTTCCGCGCCGTCGCCGGCCACGGCGCGGAGATGCGGCTGTCGATCGACAATGAGGCCGATGACGTGCACGCCCCGCCGCTGGACAAGGAGCTGAAGCGGCGCCTGGCCGCCATCGCCAAGCTTTCGCCCGGCATTTTGCTCGAGGACAAGGGGTATTCGCTCGCGCTGCATTACCGCCTCGCCCCGCACGCGGAGAAAGCGATCTACGAATCGGTCTCGGTGATCCGCGCCGACCTGCCCAATGCGCCGATCGAAGTGCTGCCCGGCAAGTTCGTCTGCGAGATCAAGCATTCCGGATTCACCAAGGCGACCGGCGTGCGCGAACTGATGAAGCGGGAGCCGTTCAAGGGACGGCGTCCGATCTTCATCGGTGACGACGTCACCGATGAAACCGTGTTCGCGATCATGCCCGACATGGATGGGCTTGCCTTCTCCGTCGGTCGCCGTGCCATGGGCGTGAATGGCCATTTCGACGCGCCGAACGATGTGCGTGCGTTCCTTGCCCGCCTGCTCGACCCGAGGTGA
- a CDS encoding hybrid sensor histidine kinase/response regulator has translation MAETWQDAETIEQLRRESVKLKKINAALMSRVERSMDQQLNAFSLFETAIALDHQVRDRTHQLRDALRSVERANEGLYRAKQQAEAASSLKSSVLISVTHDLLQPLNAARLTLSALTEMMESQEAGLLIDQVDRSLVTLEDLLRSLLEIAKLDAGALRPDVRPTALGPLLDQLRDEFEPIAWRQGLSLRVRSSPLAVLSDPMMLRRILQNLLANAIRYTRSGGVIMGCRRRGDRIAIQISDTGPGIAQAQQEAIFREFQRGDASATDQAGFGLGLSIVRRFATALGHEVRLSSHVGRGSTFVLELEQADRADVSDDLQEMKPADLHYGGLGGAKILLIENDASGAEALAALLEGWGCDVATTRSAADAAQRLSELGGTPDAIIADLHLDHGESGLSAVEGIRQRLKSDVPAMIITADYSEKAAAEASRYGLEVLKKPIRPAEMRALLSFLLS, from the coding sequence GTGGCAGAGACCTGGCAGGATGCCGAAACGATCGAGCAGCTCCGGCGGGAGTCGGTCAAGCTGAAGAAGATCAATGCGGCGCTGATGTCGCGCGTCGAGCGGTCGATGGACCAGCAGCTCAATGCGTTCTCACTGTTCGAAACCGCAATTGCGCTCGACCATCAAGTTCGCGACCGGACGCATCAGTTGCGGGATGCCCTGCGTTCGGTCGAGCGGGCCAACGAAGGCTTGTACCGCGCCAAGCAGCAGGCCGAAGCTGCAAGCTCGCTGAAATCGTCCGTGTTGATCTCGGTCACCCACGATCTCCTGCAGCCGCTGAACGCGGCACGCCTGACCCTGTCGGCCCTCACCGAGATGATGGAGTCGCAGGAAGCGGGCCTGCTCATCGACCAGGTCGACCGCTCCCTGGTCACGCTGGAAGACCTGCTCCGCTCGCTTCTGGAGATCGCGAAGCTCGATGCGGGCGCGCTCCGGCCCGACGTGCGGCCGACTGCGCTTGGGCCGCTGCTCGACCAGCTCCGCGACGAGTTCGAGCCGATCGCCTGGAGGCAGGGACTGTCCCTGCGCGTCCGCAGCTCGCCGCTCGCGGTCCTGTCCGACCCGATGATGCTCCGGAGGATCCTGCAAAATCTGCTCGCGAATGCGATCCGTTATACCCGCAGCGGCGGCGTCATCATGGGATGCAGACGGCGTGGCGATCGCATCGCGATCCAGATCTCCGATACCGGGCCCGGAATTGCGCAGGCGCAGCAGGAGGCGATCTTCCGGGAGTTCCAGCGCGGCGACGCGAGCGCGACCGACCAGGCCGGCTTCGGCCTCGGACTTTCGATCGTGCGCCGCTTCGCGACGGCGCTCGGCCACGAGGTGCGGCTGTCGTCGCATGTCGGCCGCGGATCGACCTTTGTGCTCGAGCTGGAGCAGGCCGATCGCGCCGATGTCAGCGACGACCTGCAGGAGATGAAGCCCGCAGACCTGCACTATGGCGGTCTGGGAGGGGCCAAGATCCTGCTCATCGAGAACGACGCCTCGGGCGCGGAGGCGCTGGCCGCCTTGCTGGAAGGATGGGGCTGCGACGTCGCGACCACGAGATCCGCCGCGGATGCCGCCCAGCGCTTGAGTGAGCTCGGCGGCACGCCGGACGCCATCATCGCCGATCTCCATCTCGATCACGGCGAAAGCGGATTGTCGGCCGTCGAGGGAATCCGGCAGCGGTTGAAGTCGGACGTGCCGGCGATGATCATCACCGCGGATTATTCCGAAAAGGCTGCGGCGGAAGCCAGCCGCTACGGGCTGGAAGTGCTGAAGAAGCCGATCAGGCCGGCGGAAATGCGCGCGCTGCTGTCGTTCCTGCTGAGCTAA
- a CDS encoding methyl-accepting chemotaxis protein, producing the protein MSVTSKSNQSKLPSLRFRAKIILGFVAVLAILAVSMAFAYFGFERIQAAVASYRTSVSEADLARTVDRELIAYQGLARAYTLTGAVDDETAAKAAEDNLKSAIAKSMSATTGAARREQVGKLEAEFQRFTKVFGEIIVLTRENNKIAADELNSVGNKIRFKFDDLADTAALAGLASVQTTAKDITSQYLAVSTSVSAFVAKPEPKTADGVIARIKFLETLLVSIYASDQKITDRVTEIGNLLKQYRTSFSKLTENVKIIVKSNGEMTKTAATILKLSAELRSDLTADQQRIEASANATIGETEQLMLMMALGGLAIGAVLALWLGNGISRPMIAMCKAMRELASGNFDVVLPGLGRKDEIGEMAGAVEEFKVQAVAKAERDAAASEAQNREASAARRSELIRFADDFESAVGAIVSNVSASAVQLESAASTLTRTAETTQSLSSQVAGVSEQASSNMQSVATATEELSASVEEIGRQVRDSSRIAEAAVVQAKETDGRIGKLSHAAQQIGEVVKLITAIAEQTNLLALNATIEAARAGEAGRGFAVVASEVKSLASQTAKATDEISSHITGMQGATAESVAAIKEIGATIGQISSISTSIASAVEQQGAATQEIARSVQTVAQGTQTAATDIGEVNRGAAETGSASEEVLHSAKTLSSESTRLRAELDRFMGNIRAA; encoded by the coding sequence ATGTCGGTCACGTCGAAGTCGAACCAATCGAAGCTGCCAAGCTTGCGTTTTCGCGCAAAAATCATCCTCGGCTTCGTGGCGGTGCTAGCCATCCTCGCCGTCAGCATGGCTTTCGCCTATTTCGGCTTCGAGCGGATCCAGGCCGCCGTGGCTTCCTACCGCACCAGCGTGTCGGAAGCCGACCTCGCCCGGACGGTCGATCGCGAGTTGATCGCCTATCAGGGACTGGCTCGGGCCTATACCCTGACGGGGGCGGTGGATGACGAGACCGCAGCCAAGGCCGCCGAAGACAATCTGAAGAGCGCGATCGCCAAGTCGATGTCCGCCACGACAGGCGCCGCCCGCCGCGAGCAGGTCGGCAAGCTGGAGGCCGAGTTTCAGCGCTTCACGAAGGTGTTCGGGGAGATCATCGTCCTGACGCGCGAGAACAACAAGATCGCGGCCGATGAGCTCAACAGCGTCGGCAACAAGATCCGCTTCAAGTTCGACGACCTCGCCGATACCGCCGCGCTGGCGGGGCTGGCATCGGTCCAGACCACGGCCAAGGACATCACCTCGCAATATCTGGCTGTCTCCACCTCGGTCAGCGCCTTCGTCGCCAAGCCGGAGCCGAAGACCGCCGACGGCGTGATCGCCCGCATCAAATTCCTGGAGACCCTGCTGGTCTCGATCTATGCCAGCGACCAGAAGATCACCGACCGCGTCACCGAGATCGGCAATCTGCTGAAGCAGTACCGCACCTCCTTCTCAAAGCTGACCGAGAACGTGAAGATCATCGTCAAGTCGAACGGTGAGATGACCAAGACGGCGGCGACCATCCTCAAGCTCTCGGCCGAGCTGCGTTCGGATTTGACTGCCGACCAGCAGCGCATCGAGGCGAGCGCCAACGCGACGATCGGAGAGACCGAGCAATTGATGCTGATGATGGCGCTCGGCGGCCTTGCCATCGGTGCCGTGCTGGCCCTGTGGCTCGGCAACGGCATCTCGCGTCCGATGATCGCGATGTGCAAGGCGATGCGTGAACTGGCCTCGGGCAATTTCGACGTGGTGCTGCCGGGTCTCGGCCGCAAGGACGAGATCGGCGAGATGGCCGGTGCGGTCGAGGAGTTCAAGGTTCAAGCCGTGGCAAAAGCCGAGCGCGATGCCGCCGCCAGCGAAGCCCAGAACAGGGAGGCGAGCGCTGCCCGCCGCTCCGAGCTGATCCGCTTCGCCGACGATTTCGAGAGCGCGGTCGGCGCCATCGTCTCCAACGTCTCGGCCTCGGCCGTGCAGCTGGAATCGGCGGCCTCCACGCTGACCCGCACCGCCGAGACCACCCAGAGCCTGTCGAGCCAGGTCGCCGGCGTCTCCGAGCAGGCGTCCTCCAACATGCAGTCGGTTGCCACCGCGACGGAAGAGCTCTCGGCCTCGGTCGAGGAGATCGGCCGCCAGGTCCGCGACTCCAGCCGGATTGCGGAAGCTGCCGTGGTCCAGGCCAAGGAGACCGACGGCCGCATCGGCAAGCTGTCGCATGCCGCCCAGCAGATCGGCGAGGTGGTCAAGCTGATCACCGCGATTGCCGAGCAGACCAACCTTCTGGCGCTCAATGCCACCATCGAGGCGGCACGGGCCGGCGAGGCCGGGCGCGGCTTCGCGGTGGTCGCCAGCGAGGTGAAGTCGCTGGCGAGCCAGACCGCGAAGGCCACGGACGAGATCTCCTCGCACATCACGGGCATGCAGGGCGCCACGGCCGAATCGGTAGCCGCGATCAAGGAGATCGGTGCGACCATCGGACAGATCTCGTCGATCTCGACCTCGATCGCCAGCGCGGTCGAGCAGCAGGGTGCCGCGACGCAGGAGATCGCGCGCAGCGTCCAGACCGTCGCGCAGGGCACCCAGACCGCGGCCACCGACATCGGCGAGGTCAACCGCGGCGCCGCCGAGACCGGCTCGGCCTCGGAGGAAGTGCTGCACTCGGCCAAGACACTGTCATCCGAAAGCACCCGCCTGCGCGCCGAGCTCGATCGGTTCATGGGGAATATCAGGGCGGCGTAA
- a CDS encoding response regulator, giving the protein MRFLIVEDHPLFREALEGALQMATPDAEMLQATSIDGALELLASRPDVDLILLDLSIPGTTGLSGIIRIRKAFPRIPVVIVSGHQDAQIISGALSLGVSGYILKSSSKQELAHSIGEVVRGAVCLPAAFRALARPQRSPIAAQELLKRLHDLTPQQLRVLEMLKRGLQNKQIAFELKISETTVKVHVSDILRKLNVMSRTKAIVEMSKIDFATLAGSGAAAKRDRARTDPQA; this is encoded by the coding sequence ATGCGGTTTCTGATTGTCGAGGATCATCCGCTGTTTCGCGAGGCGCTCGAGGGAGCGCTGCAAATGGCGACGCCGGATGCCGAGATGCTTCAGGCCACCTCGATCGACGGTGCGCTCGAATTGTTGGCGTCGAGGCCCGATGTCGACCTCATTCTTCTCGACCTGTCGATACCCGGGACGACCGGACTGTCCGGCATCATCCGCATCCGCAAGGCGTTTCCGCGCATTCCCGTCGTCATCGTGTCGGGGCACCAGGACGCGCAGATCATCTCGGGCGCATTGTCGCTCGGCGTATCCGGCTACATCCTCAAATCCTCGTCCAAGCAGGAGCTGGCGCATTCGATCGGCGAAGTCGTGCGCGGCGCGGTGTGTCTGCCGGCCGCTTTTCGCGCGCTGGCCCGCCCGCAGCGTTCGCCGATCGCGGCCCAGGAGCTGCTGAAGCGCCTTCACGATCTGACGCCCCAGCAATTGCGCGTCCTCGAAATGCTCAAGCGCGGCTTGCAGAACAAGCAGATCGCCTTTGAGCTGAAGATCTCCGAGACCACCGTGAAGGTTCACGTCTCGGATATCCTGCGCAAGCTGAACGTGATGAGCCGCACCAAGGCGATCGTCGAAATGTCGAAGATCGATTTTGCGACGCTGGCGGGCTCGGGAGCGGCCGCGAAGCGCGACCGCGCCCGGACCGATCCGCAGGCATGA
- a CDS encoding MFS transporter, which translates to MELQQSPAPNYAPVVAAAAADRIVETSIPARLDALPWSGFHTRVVLALGITWILDGLEVTLAGALSGALKQSPSLQFTNLDLGIANSAYLAGAVLGALGFGWLTDRIGRKKLFFITLALYLSATAATALSWNVASYALFRFLTGAGIGGEYTAINSTIQELVPARYRGWTDLVINGSFWIGAAMGAVASIVLLDPAVINPDLGWRLAYLIGATVGLVVLLMRMWIPESPRWLMIHGRPDQAHAIVDEIERSVIGHDQDTSDGRFTKIRLKMRDHTPIREVVHTLFSAYRQRALVGLVLMSAQAFFYNAIFFTFALVLTDFYGISADHVGWYLLPFAAGNFLGPLLLGRLFDTLGRRIMIMFTYGVSGLLLAISGYLFSIGVLSAQGQTIAWMVIFFFASPAASAAYLTVSETFPLEVRALAIAVFYAVGTGIGGVIGPALFGVLIDTGSRTSVFAGYLLGSALMIAAAIVAWRYAVPAERKSLEQIARPLAFME; encoded by the coding sequence ATGGAATTGCAGCAAAGCCCAGCGCCGAACTATGCTCCTGTGGTCGCGGCAGCCGCGGCCGATCGCATCGTCGAGACCAGTATCCCCGCGCGGCTCGACGCGCTGCCCTGGAGCGGCTTTCACACTCGCGTCGTGCTGGCGCTCGGCATCACCTGGATCCTCGACGGACTCGAGGTGACGCTGGCCGGTGCGCTCTCCGGTGCGCTGAAGCAGAGCCCGTCGTTGCAATTCACCAATCTCGATCTCGGCATTGCCAATTCCGCCTATCTCGCCGGCGCCGTGCTCGGTGCGCTCGGCTTCGGCTGGCTGACCGACCGCATCGGCCGCAAGAAGCTGTTCTTCATCACGCTGGCACTCTATCTCTCGGCGACGGCCGCGACGGCTCTGTCATGGAATGTCGCGAGCTACGCGCTGTTTCGTTTCCTCACCGGTGCCGGCATCGGCGGCGAATACACCGCGATCAACTCGACCATCCAGGAGCTGGTGCCGGCGCGCTATCGCGGCTGGACCGATCTCGTCATCAACGGCAGTTTCTGGATCGGGGCCGCAATGGGCGCGGTGGCGTCGATCGTGCTGCTGGATCCTGCCGTGATCAACCCCGATCTCGGCTGGCGCCTGGCTTATCTCATCGGCGCGACCGTCGGCCTCGTCGTGCTCTTGATGCGGATGTGGATTCCGGAGAGTCCGCGCTGGCTGATGATCCATGGCCGCCCCGATCAGGCCCACGCAATCGTCGACGAGATCGAACGCTCGGTGATCGGACACGACCAGGATACGAGCGACGGACGCTTCACGAAGATCCGGCTGAAGATGCGCGATCACACGCCGATCCGCGAGGTCGTGCACACGCTGTTCTCGGCGTACCGCCAGCGCGCGCTGGTCGGCCTCGTGCTGATGAGTGCGCAGGCGTTCTTCTACAATGCCATCTTCTTCACCTTCGCGCTGGTGCTGACCGATTTCTACGGCATCAGCGCCGATCATGTCGGCTGGTACCTGCTCCCCTTCGCCGCCGGCAATTTCCTTGGGCCCCTGCTGCTCGGCCGGCTGTTCGATACGCTCGGGCGCCGCATCATGATCATGTTCACCTATGGCGTGTCGGGCCTGTTGCTGGCGATCTCGGGCTATCTGTTCTCCATCGGCGTCCTCTCGGCGCAGGGGCAGACCATCGCCTGGATGGTGATCTTCTTCTTCGCCTCGCCGGCCGCGAGCGCGGCCTATCTCACCGTCAGCGAGACCTTCCCGCTCGAAGTTCGCGCGCTGGCGATCGCGGTGTTCTACGCGGTCGGCACCGGCATCGGCGGCGTGATCGGGCCGGCGCTGTTCGGCGTGCTGATCGACACGGGATCGCGCACCAGCGTGTTCGCCGGCTATCTGCTGGGGTCAGCCCTGATGATCGCGGCCGCGATCGTGGCGTGGCGCTATGCCGTCCCTGCGGAGCGCAAATCGCTCGAACAAATCGCGCGGCCGCTCGCCTTTATGGAGTAG